The Pangasianodon hypophthalmus isolate fPanHyp1 chromosome 13, fPanHyp1.pri, whole genome shotgun sequence genome includes a window with the following:
- the carhsp1 gene encoding calcium-regulated heat-stable protein 1, with protein MSSEASSPVRAAPSTTPPLSPTSPVSPSSLRLPPCRQRPRSPSPMRGYLIPSPLPTRRNRTISATARAAEGPVFSGVCKCFSRSKGHGFLTPSDGGADIFVHISDIEGEYVPVEGDEVSYKICSIPPKHEKVQAVEVTITHLAPGTKHETWSGIVIDS; from the exons ATGTCCTCCGAGGCCTCATCCCCAGTGCGGGCGGCTCCATCCACAACCCCTCCACTGTCCCCTACTTCTCCTGTCTCACCTAGCTCCCTGCGCCTGCCCCCGTGCCGCCAGCGACCCCGCTCACCCTCGCCCATGAGGGGGTACCTGATCCCCAGCCCGCTGCCCACCCGCCGCAACCGCACCATCTCTGC GACTGCGCGGGCAGCCGAGGGTCCGGTCTTCAGCGGGGTCTGCAAGTGCTTCTCCCGGTCCAAAGGTCACGGCTTCCTCACGCCGTCGGATGGAGGCGCTGACATCTTCGTGCATATCTCAGA TATCGAGGGAGAGTATGTTCCAGTAGAAGGGGATGAGGTGAGCTATAAAATCTGCTCCATTCCACCCAAACACGAGAAGGTTCAAGCTGTGGAAGTGACCATAACTCACCTGGCCCCTGGCACTAAGCACGAGACGTGGTCAGGAATAGTGATCGACTCCTGA